The Helicoverpa armigera isolate CAAS_96S chromosome 5, ASM3070526v1, whole genome shotgun sequence sequence ATCTATAGAAGACACACATACTGagatatacctaggtacataaattacttTACCATTGCCATTGGCATGGTTTAATGCACCATGACAGTATTCAATTAAAAATCACTTAAGTAGTCCTCTAAGTTCTTATGTCCGCTATCCAAAAGAAGACTCcgaattttagtttttgtttataaatagattatttttaattttgacattgaaTGCTGAGAAATAAACTGTATTTCTTGCCCTGAGCGTTACGTCTTTAGAATGATATCCTAGGTACCTACGGCAGGAGGCAAAAATTCTGTTAATTAAGCCTGGTGGAGGACACCCATTAATCAATCAAACATTTcttacaaaaatgttagtttGAAGATAAAATGTTATGTGTTCTCAACACGGAGTAGGTAGAAACAGCAAGATGTTATTCTTTAGGAAGGAGGACGGTAGCATTCCAACGAGTTTAGCCGTTAACTTTAGCTCTGCGGGAATCCCCCGAGTACAAGATTTATAATTGGAACGTGTTCACTTCAAACGTTCGAAAGTAGTGGTTTTGAAATATCTACTATCAGTAGATACTTCTTAGATTGTGTAGTCCAGTCTTTCTATGCATTCCAAAGCAAACCATTGTCTTAGAGGTACAAAAGCTTTGCACTACCTGCATTTTTTTGGGTAGTACTCACACATACTtacgatttttttatcattcatCGCCAACTCAACTTCCTCTCTTTCTGGAAGTCTTGTATTTTGCGTTGTACagcatttaacatttaaaatattttatagaattcgTGTGTAGAGGAAGTAACCACGAAGTAACTTGACAGTAGGTAATGAGTCTTTTACCAACTTAACTCTATGAAGGATTGCGattcatctaaaaataaaacacaatgtttccaactaggtatgtttattcaacaataatatcgcctattgttaattattttgaaatccaTATGACACATTAAGTTGTTTATAAAAACGCGACGCAATGCCAATTTAACACTTGAAGAGAAGACAAAAGTAGGCACTTCATAAAgttcttgaaaattaattatactcttactcaaaattattaatacaatGCAGATACTCTACAATGTAGGACACGGACTGCAATCACTAAGTATAACCTATATTGATAAACCAAAGAATATAATAGATAATATGACAATATTGAAAATCTTCCAACAAACAGTGAAATATGCACATTGTTTCATATCCACATAAATAACTATCCTATTTCAATCCGTCAAATTACACGATGTAGCTATTTATCGATTAGACTAACCATAAGCGACCATTTAAACAACTCAATATGCAGACGATTCGGCAAAGAGAATTTACAGTGTAGGAAATATCAATTCAAGATTACAGTTCGCAGTCATCCTGCTAAGCCTCTGTCTTCTACTCCTAATAGTCAGTCCTCTATTAATGTGAAAACACACACCGTTCATAATAATAGGCCAGTGCAACTGGTACAATCATAGCTTGATGCAAGTAAATAAGACTAGCGGCGCCAACTCCCAGCGTTCGCGTACAGTTTAACGTACAATCAGGTACCTACAGAAGTAAAGGATTTTCATCTCATAGCACTTGTTCAAAAACTCTCTTTTGCATACATACTGGCAACTAATTTGGCCTTCTTGTAACATAATAGTAGAATCCACAAAGACACATTGGAAGAATGCCTTCACTAAAATGATCTACGTACATAGATACAATCCTCACAAGTTTAGCTTGCGAtggaatttataaaacaattccGTCAACTTGTAAGCTTAACTTTAACTGTTAACAATTTGCAATAACATCTAGATTCATATCCATTcattttaacatgaaatcatGTACCTAAGTATCGCCATCTATTTGTTATACTTATGTATTAGAATATTACTTTAATAAGATTTTGAATCACAGTCATCTAGTAAGTACACGTGCGTACCTACCTACGTCGGAAATGGAAATTGCATTGGAAAATGTGCAGAGTTATAAATCCAAGAAGTCTTAGTTCTAACAGTATAGTCTAACAACTATGACGCTGTAGTGAGAGAACAACAAGGAAAATCAATATTACCTACTTGTGAACTATGTTAGACAACACTTGGACTTatttagtattattataaattctgaaaCTGGCTTTATTTGCGATGTTCCATGGTTTTTCCTTAGTTCGATTCTATGCCACGTTTTGAGCCACGTTCAGTCCTAAAAATAACTAGAAAAAACGAGTATGATCATAAAATGAATGTAATTATCCAAGTATTGATTATAAAGTAATATGTCTGTAACGAATGATGAAATTCTCTCgctctaaaaaaataaactctatttttaaaattaattaaaccttaGAAGAAGTTACATGGACGTGGTCACAACGTGGCAACaaacttattacattttattaataagtttatCTCAGCACAATACTTAGATACATTGAGGAGCAAAACTAGACATTCGTGAGTTTCTACACATTACGCGGCAatgcgtaaataaaacaataatctaTACAACGAACGCTTCGAGTGCCAACATGGCGAGAGCTGCGATCGCCGCCACGGCAGGAACAGTCACCACCCACGCGAATATTATGTTCCTGTTAcggaaataatataattagctaCATAATTGATAACATTAAACGCAATAAATACACGTGCAACAGATAGTACAATAAAAAAGAGGCCTGTAATGTATAACcaaggaaaacaaaatgactagcggaggtgccataacgaaaaatcgcctaagaaagtatcgCGCTGAAATCCTGTGTGCGGGGACGAGGAACTTTTCTATTTTCCTTTATATACCTCTTTAGACCCGACCTTTTTTGTAATGCCAAAAAGAACAAAGAACACTTGGTtgattcactcgtaactgatagtTTTGGTCAAGCCCATCGTAGAAATTTGTCCTAGAGGAAGGCACCAAaccattatggcatctccgcacATCTTCCTTACTCAAAGTGTATAAACTGATAGTTATGTCAATCATCTGCGTCAACGTCAATAAGCCTTATCACTTAACAATGCTATCCAATGGAACTATTCAATTAAAGCAAATCGTATAATAGTGCTACTAACAGTAAAATGACGCTAGGTCAGGCTGAAAGTCAAGGTCTAGATCTCGGCAGTTGAGTCTCGTCAAGACAACTCTATTGAACGAGTTTATGCTGTCCGTACGCTCCTTTTGGACAGTCATAAATCACTAAATTGGCTGACGCTGTGAGACCATCTTACACGATACAAATGTAATACttaaatcatcaaaattattagtATATTACAAAAATCTTACCGGAACAAGCTCCAGTCGACAGGCTTGGCAGAGAAGTAGCCGATGCAGACTACAGACCCGACCTTACAGTGAGTAGTGGACACTGGCAAACCCGCCTTGCTGGCCACGAGGACTGTCAGCGCAGCGCCCAGCTCGATAGTGAAGCCTCTGTCAGATCAAAAACATAGTTGCAGCAAAGCCCCgtctggaggccttaaattctaggtaTCCACAGGAATCTTGGCCGGTTAAGCAGTCAacagcctcctaggctgaactgcgagatgccaatatcaacaaaaaaaagttgcaGCAAAGATTTTGAATCATATAAAgactatcttaaaatattttatatgactGACATTCTTGGGGAAATCAGCTTTCTAAAATTCCAAGCGTAACAGttaggtatacctatttatgacattattttaggtttttattaattaatatcaactctcatttatttattcttgaacatattaattgcatttttaaatatctaaatatataaaactcaaaggtgactgactgactgacatagtgatctatcaacgcacagctgaaaccactggacggatcgggctgaaatttggcatgcaggtagatgttatgacgtaggcatccgctaagaaaggattttgatcaattctacccccaaggggataaaataggggatgaaagtttgtatgaaactttgtcaattttaaaccgatcggactgagactttgcatgcataaagcgactatggcgtaggcaacccttaagaaaggattttgataaattccatccctaaggggataaaataggggatgaaagtttgtatacatcttcttacatttgtacacgctaatcttccgaactactgaacggatttcaatgattttttctttgttgtatcagtattaagcctggtcaacatataggctataatttatcttcgaaacttgaagacctgatgcagaactcctacagaccaacaaaactattagagatacaaaaatggtgccatggcaaaaattgtttcatgtgatgagcattttcagctgagataataaattttaagatctggaacacctgatgtggaaccccaagagcccagcttctctttaccatatacaggtatgacgttttagcaaaagttgttcaatttgataagcactttctattgacttacacaaattgaagatctaaaacacctaatgtggaactccaggggcccagctagactatagcatatagaggtatgacgttttagcaaaagttgttcaatctgataagcactctctgttgacttataaaaattgaaccacacctacacctgatgtggaactccaggagcccagctagactatagcatatgaagatatgacgttttagcagaagtggttcaatctgatgcactctctattgacgtataaacatcgaaaatctggaacacctgatgtggaacttcaggagcaatactacacttgaaatgaatagaaatgaatgttatgaaataggtatggtgaatcaaaaaagtaattagtccgtcttttagatacgtatttttcttttctctctctcacaaacaaataataacgaagatacaacaacgcttgaattcactgcttagtacaaattttacatacctagacgtggcgtcacgagcccccactctccgactttgttgctttatatctcattattatattgtatgtctcttccagacctcgggactatagaatgccaagaatgttcaatgacagccggaacctacagtttaatatcccctccaaatgacggtcattggtatccaaaatatacgtagaaagtacatatgaacttagaaaagttgcattggcaggcacttgccagacctggaatcaaagacgcacgctcatacttgagagattggttctctacccactaaaccaccacgacttccactaagtcaccacgactttgtcatctatttaatgtttttttacgtaataatacttgtgtaatatttttgccacacacaaatgcggactaattagaatcactacttttatccctatggtcacgtctattgcggttcagttctcagcgttttgtttagtctgctgtgcttttgctgttaaagtacaaaaattaagtatatagaacgtttctcttcggtcccttagaattcaatatcagactatttagatatttagatctttgattttgctgtaGTGtgcccgtagtcgctggcataagggacaggatccgcgtacgaagtcgcgggcaacagctagttaaatataaaaataaaaaacatttaaaaatataaaaaataggttgccaccgatatcgggcacacacagggtccaaggtaccggtggttagggtcccagagacagaaacctcctcagaatacgtgccgtatcaaggagtactgccttctgaatcagtcccttgaccCATCCATGTAATTAATCTTCTTATTGTTGTATCGCATCATCGAAATGGCCAAGTTAACTATACTAACGTGTCTGGTGTGATGCTGGTGAGGTCTTCCCCGACGGTGCGGATGACGCGGCGGCCCCACAGCCACAACCCGAGCGCTATGCCCACTCCTCCGAATATCAGGATGGCTAGAGGAGTCTCTGCGCGGGAGTGTGCCCCACCCTCAGAGTATAGCAGCCAGAGGGCCACCAGAGGACCGATTGCGTTACTGTGAGAAATAACCAATATGTAttattgatatatattttttaatcagcGCTGAAAAAAACAGGACTTGACGACTGTTCAAGCCCTTGTGTTGAAgattgtctgtaagagatcgcttttagcgataagaccacccATCGTGTCACCGACTTTAAAatctttagttttgtttttttgttgtattttaattggtgtacataataagggtatacatatatgtagatctatctatctatctatcaagCGAATAGTGCAGGACtaaatatctacctacctaacGTCATTGCCACCATGCGCGAACGCACCAAACGTGGCGGTAAGGACTTGCAGGAAGGAGAACAGGCGCAGCGCGTCAGGCGGGGGAGCGGGCGCTGGCGCGGGGGGCGGCGACACGGCGCGCAGGAGTGGCGCCGCGCTCGAGTTGGGCGTGATGCCGGCCGCGCGGGAGATAGCAACCTCTGTCGCGCCGCAACGTTCGATGCTCCACGCACTGCCACCTTCTGGGCCCTAGAAATTGTTAATAGaaatatagattattataaCATGAAATTCCGTTTCAATGCTTTGTTAAGTTACACAGGCATGTCGCACTGTATATGCCGTGGATGCTCCTTTCAATGTCAAATGGTATCCAGTATTGATTTGCAGATCACACTTACCTTATCAAGTCTGGGTGGTGGGGTATCAAAGTCCACGCAGTGTGTGGCTCTGGCGGCCGCCAATCTGTCAAACTCCCCACGTGCTATCGTGTCGCACGAGTCACCCAAAAAGCCGTTCCTGGAGTCGTAACTCTCTCCCATACCGGCCATTTGCGCAGAGTCCAAACTTTTACAACAACTCAAAGTCTCATCTATGTATTTCAATGTGTTTATCTGGGGATCCGCATCTATGAGTTGTAAACGGGACTTATTTGGTGGGCTGAGACTTCTGGATAATATGCTGCAGTCGTCCATAGTGGCCAGCAATGCTCGGTTCCTGGCATTCATCACTCCGACCGAGGTCCTGTCGGCATCGCTCAGGGTGACCATCTCGGCACATTCCGCGATGGCCTCGAGTACTTTGCCATCTTCGGAAAGAAGGGACGTTGGACGTTGTGGTATGCTACTTTTATTAGAGTGGGTTGGAGTGTTCGCTGGAGTCGTTTCTGAAATGATTGaagttacaaattatttttatatacccaATTGGTGtcataaaactgtttttatgataaaaagAAACCTCACCGTTTGATAACCCAAGCGAGAAATTGACAGGAGGTGCGACGAGGCGTCGTTGGTAGTAGGGCACTAGGAATGCTCGCACGCACACTGCCACCAGCGCACCGAATGCCATGGAGCACACCAGAGCCAGCCACAACGGGATGTTGTCCATCGCCAATACTGGAAAATCGAAAATAGGCACTTACAGATGAAGATGCCTTCCGTAGAACGACTACTTTTGGTTAACCTATTGGTTCTTTTGTGTCATTAGTTAATTACTCGACTCAAAGTGTTAGAATTTGTGTACAATTTGGTCTCTTATGCATTTTTTTCTCtgtaatatacataggtatagagTCAACCTTATCTAACTTCAAACATAGCCACTAAAAACATAGCTTACACTTGGGTCCATCATGTACAACGCTGAGCACATTCACAGCAACAGTAGCGCCATAGAAGAATGGCAACGCCGTAAGACCTGCTTTGACGGGCTGTGGCGACCTCAAGATGAACCGGCGCACAAACCAGTACAGGAGAGCTGATGCAGTGCCGCTCAGCGCCGGCGATATGAACCACGACAACACTGGAAATAATCAACAAAACATTATCTATCAAAGTTAAGCAGGCTAATAATCTTCTGTGTAAGAAGCTACGACGAAAGACTACGCAGAAGTGCTACGATTGCTACGACGTAGTCttctgttaaaaaaataaaataaaattcaacttcTGAGCAAGAAGTTCCATTAAAAATCACTTAGGTACCTTATATTCGAGTAAAACTACTTTAAATCGGTCTACGAAATGCTATATGTATTTCAATGCATGAAACTTCGAAACCAAATCAGCAGTAAAGCTTTAACCTTGAACTGAAAACATCGTACAGTAGCTGTAACTACGAGTTCTGAATAATCAAGCGAATGGATCATAAATCCGAAGATATCAAACAACTCCtgtgtatataattttatgagtCTTTCTTATTATACTTAATGCTTGGTCTCTAATCACGACGTACCTACTCTTTTTTCAATGATTCGGTTACGTAACAACAAGTTTTTATGCTcataaattatatgaatttattCACATTCAGACAAAAACAAGAATTCGAGGACGTCTAGAATTTCGAGGTGCATTGTTTAAGCAGatgaataataaagtttttctcACCAATAGCTCCGAGAGTCGACCACCTCACGCCGATTGGACCTTTGGCTGTGAGGGTGAAACCCACAGTGGCTCCAACCATGGAGTGTGTTCCTGAGACTGGAAGGCGCAGTGCCGTGGCCACGATCAGCCAGATGGCGCCCGATATCAGGGCCGAGAGGCATCCCGCAGCCAACAACTTCTCGCCCCCGTCAGCATATAAAGACACGTCCAGAATGCCTTTCCGCATTGTGTCCGATACCTTATACCCTGTGAATGGTCGGAGAGCTTGTTAATAAAACCCGGTACTGGTTTGTATGAAACATCTTAAGCACCATCCTCCAATGCTAGATTTATTTCTGTCAGTTTATTAAACTCCGATACTTGTTGTTCATTACATGTATCTGTGTGAACATAGAACTACCTGTTTCATCATTTTCATACACCTAATGAGGGTGACGAAATATGAAGCTCGAGGCATGGATGAAAATaactcttaattaaaatatgattaggtacggCACCAAATATAATGGATACGAGTTTTCAGATTGACTATGGTGAAATTgacaatttaaaagaaaatacctaaCTTTAAGTATATAAGTAGGAATTTGACTCACCTATAAGCACAGCGCCGGCTATCTCGAAGATAGTTGCCAGTATGCAGGCCTGCGTGAGCGTGAGTACCTTGGACCCAACGCTGGTGCCAAATGAGTTGGCCACATCGTTCGCACCAATGCCGAAAGCCAAGACGAACGCCACCACAAACCCGCTTACCACAAGCCATAGCAAATCATCAGAAAATGGTTCCATTATTATTTCTCTTTATCTTTTTGAGTTATCAAGTTTCATTAATTAATCTTCGTATAAAAGAACATTTTTGTAGCACCTAACCAAACGCAAATTTAACCATAGTTAACAATAAGCTTGgctctatatttttatataaattcctTAACACTTGTTGAAAACAATCCTTTCTTAACTTTAAACAGTCGAATTTCCATCCCTTatagaaaaataactataaaatgtGTAATAGCTAgagatttaattacaattagtCATTAATTGCGACTTCAAAAGCAATCGATAAACtagttaaaaatgttaaatattttagaaataaagtaATTCGAAACTTATGCGGTGGTTGTGCGTCACAATGTTTGATGTTTTAATAGTCTTTCGGAGAGATTAAGGTGGCTCGTTAATTTCGGCTTCATCatttctgtaaaaataataattcatagcTTCAGCCTTacagatttatatattttacataacttaTCTTTATTTGTTAGCATCACAAACTAATTAGACcccacatttaaataaaatcttaataaaagcCCAAATTTAACTCTGTCTGTATAATTCCAACTAAACCTCTTGATAGTTGGGTATCTACATACCTACTAGGGCTTTCTTGTAGGATTCAAATATGAATGCGATCTGACCTTAGGTAATCTTACACCCTAAGCCATCTAGCACacgataataataaaatgctacGAACATCCAAAATGGTTGTCCACATGTTTCCCCAGTATCGATTCGACGccatttgatttattaaaatcgCGCTAAATAACGatcacagacagacagaatcaAAAGAGTAACGCAATTTACTTGGAAAAGCCGTCTGTCTGTATTCTCTTCGGGGTAATTTGggcattaaaaaaattatggaACAATAGGGCACAATTATACGTCTTGAGCTTCCATCatcatgttatttttaaagtgtCAGATCATGTCACGGCTATCGTACAACACGTGTCGGTATGTATTAAGCACCATGTCACTGCACAAAATCCTATTAGCGTTACACTTGTGATTCAGTTACGTAATCTAACATGAttgattttgtatgaaaaaacgTTAGCACTTACTTTTGAATAGAGTAGGATTTTATAGTCCTAAATTCGTTTGTAGTGAAGAAGCACGAGGGATCGCCTTGAGCTCCTCAGGTGTGGACTGAAGTTGACGAGGGTCGCACCGGGTCGCCGACTGAATGGAGCATGCGCGAAGGGCACCAGCCACCCCACTCCGTACCCCCTATTCAGACtcgaatacaataaaaataaccctTAACGTTACCAAGTGTGTATTCAGCTAGGAAACCGGCTTTACAAAACTAAGGAGAGCCTATGGTAGccaattataattaatgtttattgaGATCGAATATCgttataggttttttttaaataggaacTTACTTAGTTTCTCTAAAAAGCTTTATATTATGGGTATTTGAATGATTAATTGGAATTCCGAAACACAAAATACTTACCCTGTATCTATCCTTTCATGTTATTACATCTTCGTCTGTAATTTTGCTGCCTCTGTAATTTTCGTTAGTACTTCGTTAACCTTAAGAATACGCTACAGACCATTCTCTTTTATTGCGAGATCCTTGCGATATCTACTGAACCttacctatttactttaatttaactAACATGATGCGAAAATTATTACAGAACTACAAAACCACACAGGTTCTCAGCCCCGTCAAAAGATGGCATCACTAGTGAAAAAACATGTATTGTAGCGAATATCATGATTAATGGAGCATACTAATGTTTGACTAAACTTATATGTAAATAGTACGTAGGCATTCGTCTTATTGTGCCGCCGAAAATGTGTTATTGAGTTCTATAGATGAGGACGTTCTGCGTCATCCACTTAGGTCACAATGCTGTCGAATGTAGGCGGCTTTATTTAATGGTCGTACGTCGTACAAAACTCATATTCCATGGCAGCATGCTTCTGAATCTCATTAAGTGCCGGGTCATCTAGGCCTTACCTTACCACAGTCACCACCCCACCAGTTATTTTGGATTCATATCACGTTGAAAActtgtatacctacctaagtgtcTCTAACTATTCATCGTggcttttttataaatagacaATTATTCGTTACCGAACAAGGACGAGTAAAtcattaacaaagcaaagttaATTTGGAGCTTGCACTGCGTCGATATCGTTTGTAGTTTGTAGTAAGTAATAGGTACTATACTTCTATCTTACCTATTAAGTAATGTAATGAAGAGaattcatttttaaccgacttcaaaataaGGATGTTATCAATTTGACCTGTAGGCATGCATGTATACATGCATGTTTGTGCAGTATTATCGCAGGTTTGGCTGAAGCGATAGTCAGCAAAGTATTTATCAGACAGGAGATTTTAGgaggttgtttgtttgtttgtacccaaaggctccgaaactacaggggcccgattctcctaagtcatttgattggtgtgcgattggtttgctgttttggtgattttggtctataagtacggtagtttgctctataatcattttgcaatcgtaaatcatttgcagacaaaatgattcattattgaatgaaagaaaatgataaaagcgtttatttcaaagaaaaaatagcggaatgcctcatacgcttcaatcgtaatcgagtcgggattggatctcagtcgaatcgagtcgaacatGAATCGtgtgtcgcttaagtaaaattaggagaatcgggccccagaactgatttggaaaattcttttactgtggACAATTACGCTATCCAGTTAGTTAGTATATTTTATGCAGGTACGGGAAATTCCTctgggacgcgagtgaaactgcgaAAAATAAGCTAGTAGGTAggcaataaatatgtacataggtacctacttcatacTTAAACACCTCAAAAAAAAGTACAATTACAGTAAGTTTATACGGCGATTAGTAAATTGACTCACAAAAAGACCATAAcaatttgtaggtacctatcttgAACAAGATTTGAATGTCCACCTCAGAATTATGACCTTGGTAACTTTCAAGCTATAAACGTCTTTATTCATACTCAAATAtggtttaatttatataaaaaagccATTAGATCATAAGTGAACGAGATGCATTAGGTTCTCTTGGTAATAGCACAAATCttgttatttttggtaaaacatTGGTCATGTGAAGTGTGCAGTGTCTAGGAGttctaaacatttttaattcagttagttgtgacaatggaattGTTAAAGGGGAATACCCTTATTTTAAAGAGGCTGAAGAAATTTAGCGCGACAGACACGTAGCTTtaagtttta is a genomic window containing:
- the Napi-iii gene encoding sodium-dependent phosphate transporter 1: MEPFSDDLLWLVVSGFVVAFVLAFGIGANDVANSFGTSVGSKVLTLTQACILATIFEIAGAVLIGYKVSDTMRKGILDVSLYADGGEKLLAAGCLSALISGAIWLIVATALRLPVSGTHSMVGATVGFTLTAKGPIGVRWSTLGAIVLSWFISPALSGTASALLYWFVRRFILRSPQPVKAGLTALPFFYGATVAVNVLSVVHDGPKLLAMDNIPLWLALVCSMAFGALVAVCVRAFLVPYYQRRLVAPPVNFSLGLSNETTPANTPTHSNKSSIPQRPTSLLSEDGKVLEAIAECAEMVTLSDADRTSVGVMNARNRALLATMDDCSILSRSLSPPNKSRLQLIDADPQINTLKYIDETLSCCKSLDSAQMAGMGESYDSRNGFLGDSCDTIARGEFDRLAAARATHCVDFDTPPPRLDKGPEGGSAWSIERCGATEVAISRAAGITPNSSAAPLLRAVSPPPAPAPAPPPDALRLFSFLQVLTATFGAFAHGGNDVSNAIGPLVALWLLYSEGGAHSRAETPLAILIFGGVGIALGLWLWGRRVIRTVGEDLTSITPDTGFTIELGAALTVLVASKAGLPVSTTHCKVGSVVCIGYFSAKPVDWSLFRNIIFAWVVTVPAVAAIAALAMLALEAFVV